The genome window CGTGCCAAGAATCATCGGCAGATCCAGATTGAGCAGCGCCTGATAAGTCAGCCGTCCGACACCGTTGAGGCCGAAGACGACTTCGGTAAGCAATGCGGCGCCGCCAACCAGTGCGCCGAAATCGAGGCCGAACATGGTAACGAACGGGATCAGCGACGTCCGGAGCGCGTGCCTGAGCATTACCCGCGCCGGGCTCAGCCCCTTGGCACGAGCGGTGCGGATATAATCTTCGTGATAGGCTTCCACCAAGTTGGCGCGCAGGACGCGGCCGTAAATCCCGATATAGAGCGTCGCCAATGTGATCCACGGAATGATCAGCGTCTTGAACCAGCCCAGCGGATCTTCGAAAAGCGGCTTGTAGCCGAGTGCGGGCACCCAGGAAAAAAGCCAGGTATCGTGAAGGCGGCTCTGGGAGATCAGATTCATTACCTCGCCAAGCCAGTAGACCGGCATGGAAACGCCGACGAGCGCAAGCATCATCAGCCCGCGATCGAGTAGGCTGCCCCGTGTCATGGTGGCTACGACGCCGGTCACCACGCCGCCCAGGATCCAGAGAACTGCCGCGCCGAAGACGAGCGACAAGGTCACCGGCGCCGCGACGGCGACTTCCGGCACCACGCGCATGCCGCGATTGACGTAAGAGGCGAGATCCTGCGTCACGAAAAGCCGCTTCATCATGATCGCATATTGCACGGGCAGCGGCCGATCGAAGCCGAATTCGGATCGGATGGCCTGGATAGTTTCCTGAGAGGCATTGCGGCCGGCGATGCGGGCAGCCGGATCGGAGCCGGGCGTCGCAAAGAAGATTAGGAAGACGAGCGCCGAGATGCCGAACATCACGAAGATCATCTGGGCGAGACGCTGGAAGATTGCGACAAACATCCCGCGCCCTCAGACAATCTTGGTGCGTGGGTCGAGCACGTCACGGATGCTGTCGCCGACCACGTTAAGGGAGAGAACGGTGAGCGCGATGACGATGCCGGGCGCGAGCGCCACGGCCGGGCGCGTATAGAGCAGCGTCTGCCCATCCTGAATGATTGTTCCCCAGCTCGCATCCGGCGCCTGTACGCCGATCGAAAGAAACGAAAGCGACGACTCGGTGACGATGTTGAGCGCCATCATCAGCGGTATGAAGACGATGAGCATGGTCGACACGTTCGGCAAAATGTCCTTGAGCAGAATGCGCCAGGCTGGAATACCGAGCCCGACCGCCGCGAGCACGAATTCGCTCTCCTTGAGCGCGAGCACCCGGCCGCGGACGGGTCTTGCGACATAGGGCACGTAGATGATGCCGATGATGCCGATCGGCAGGAGCAGACTGTCGGCAGTGATTTCAATCGGGCCGATCACAACGCCCTTCGAAATCATCACGATCGAAAGCGAGATCGCCAGCAGATAGACGGGAAACGCCCAGAGAATGTCGAGAATGCGCGACAGCACGATATCTGCGAGGCCGCCGAAAAAACCCGCAGATATGCCGATGGCTGCGGCCAGCACGAGACAGACGGCCGTCGCAGCCGACGCGATCAGCAGGGAATTCCTTCCGCCATAGAGGAGGCGGGCGGCAACGTCGCGACCCTGCGTATCGGCACCGAGGAAATATTGCGCTCCCCAGGTCGGCCCGATCGGAGTCACGCCGAGGCCCAGCCCCTCGGTAGAGGCCTGCATGATCTTCACCTTTTTGCCGTCGACCGTGACCTTGCCGCTCAGGTTGGAGCGGAACGGATCCGTGCCGGCGATATCGGCGGCGTAGAATGGCGCCGCAAGGCTCGACAACACGATCACGAGGAGCAGGAAAACGGCGGCGATCGTCGGCTTGTCGCGTTTCAGGAGCACCCAGGCCCGCCGCCAGGGACCGGCGCCGCTACGCGTCGCAACGGCGTCGAGCCTTTCGATCTCGGAAGATGGGGTATCGGCCAAGGCGTTCATCTCGCTTTCCCGCACGGGTCATATACAACAGGCACGCATGCAGGCGGCGGCGCTGATCGCGCCGCCGCCTGATGGTTACTTCACCCAGGATTGGGAGATGACCCAGCGGTTCTGCTTGTTGAAGGCATAATTTCCGAGGCGGGCGGAGGTGAAATTCACGCTCTTCGGCGTGAACAGCGGCGCCAGCGGCGCTTCAGCCATATAGGCCTTGTCGATCTTGGCCCATTCGGCATTGGCGGCTTTCTCATCGGTCAGCGAAAGGGTCATGGCCGCCTTCATCTTGGCGTCGAGGTCCTTATTGCAATAGCCGGCGATATTGATCGAGGAATCGCTGCCTTTGTTGAAGCTGCTGCAGGAGAGCAGCACATTCAGAAAGTCCGACGCGGCCGGATAGTCCATATACCACTGGGTAACGCTGATCTGGACGTTGTTGTTGGTATTCTGAATGTAGGCAAACTCGATATTGGGCGAGATCGCCTTCATCGAGGCATCATAGCCGAGCTCGTTGAGGACGCTCTGAATATAGGTGCCGATGCCGCGTGCAACCGCGTTGTCTTCGGCGATCACGGTCACCTTTTGACCCTTCGTGCCCGATTCCTCGACCAGTTGCTTGGCCTTGTCCATATCTGCCTCCGACCACTTCGGGCCGGGGTCCTTGGTATAGATGCAATCATCGACATGGCCGGGGAAATCGGGCGGCAGGATCTGGCAAGTCGGCTGTGCCAGCACTTCACCCCCGAAGAGCCCGACGAGTGCGTCACGATCGAGCGCATAGTTCAGGGCCTGTCGCGCCTTGATGTTATTAAAGGGCGGTAGATTGACGTTCATCGGCGCGTACCAAAAGGCCGCGAGCGGATCGATGCGAACCTGCTTGGCGTATTTCGAGCCGATCTCAGGCAGGCGATCCGTCGGCGGCGTGTCGAACATCCAGTCCACCTGACCATTGATCACGGCATTGATACCGGCTTCCTCGGTCATGCCGAACTTATAGTCGATTTCGTCGGCATAGCCGTCCGGCTGCGCATCGACGCTCCATTCCTTGAAATAGGGATTGCGCTTCAACACCATCTTTTCATTTGGGTTGTAGCTTTCGATCATGTAGGCACCGGTTCCCGGTATGGGGCTCGTGCCGGCATCCTTGGCGGGCGTATCGGCTGGGACGATACTCGCATGCGGTACCGCAAGCTTGGCGAAGAACTCCGAATCCGCCGCGGTGAGATTGATGGTGACTGTGCCGGCCTTCTCGTCGGCAATCACACCGCCATCAAGCGTGCAGGTATCACCATCAGCCATGCATTTATCGGCGCCGACGATACCATTGTAGAAACTGCCCATGGTTGGACCCTTGACCTTGAAGATCCGCTGAAACGAGGCCACGACATCGGCCGGCGTGACGTCCTTGCCGTTCCAGAACTTGATGCCCTTGCGGATCTTGAAGACATAGGTTTTCCCGTCATTCTTGATCTCCGGCATTTCCTCGGCGATCGCGGGCACGATCTTGAAGCCTTCCGTACCACCCGCCTGCTTGAACTTGACGAGGCCGTCATAGCTCATCTGGTAGATCTGCCAATACTGGGCCGTATAGTTGAGCATCGGATCGATGGTGCCGGCCGCCGAAACGGCCGAGAGCGTCATCGTGCCACCGCGATGCTGAGCCATGAGCGCGGCCCGGTCCTCGGCGTGAGCCACCCCCGAAAGCATGGTCTGGGCGAGCAGAAGGCCGGCGAAAGCTGCCCCCGCGCGGAAAAATGTTGTTGTCCGTGTCATCATGATTGTCTGTTCCCCTCATTGTAGCTGGTTCGATACGGCTGCTATTTACGACCGGTCCGTTGACAGTCTCTTGCTTTCAGGGCGCTTTCTCATTCAGAAATGCGCCAACCTCGGCCATGCAGGCCGCGCGTTCCTCGACATGCGGCATGTGGCTGGACTGTTCAAAGATCCGCCAGCGCACATCCGGGATTTCATCGGCATAGGGTTGCACGCAGGCCTCCGTCGCCTCGTCGTAGCGACCAGAGATCAACAGCGTCGGGACATCGATGGTCGAAAGACGACCGACGATCGACCAATCCTTCATCGTGCCAATGACATGGAATTCGTTGGGGCCGTTCATCGTGTAGTAGACGGTCGGGTCCTCGGCTATGGCATCGAAGGTGCGCTTTACCTCCGGCGGCATGGGGACGACGCGGCAGACATGGCGCTCGTTGAAAACGTCTGTTGCCTTGACGTATTCTGGGCTGCCCGTGGTGCCGGCCAGTTCATGCTTGAGCAGCGTGGCCTGCACGTCGGCCGGCAAGGCTTCGCGAAGGCGATTGGCCTCGGAAATCCAGGTTTTCATTGCCGCGGGCGAATTGGCGATCACGAGCGCCTTGAGACCGGCCGGCCGATCGACGGAGAATTCAGCCGACAACATGCCGCCCCAGGATTGTCCGAGCAGGCAATAGGCGTCCCGGATGCCCAGATGGTCGATCAAGTTATGGAGCTCCGCCTTGAAGAAGGCGACCGTCCAGAAATCACCGCCCTTTTCCGGCAGGTGCGTGGACTTGCCATTGCCCACCTGGTCATAGTGGATGACGGCGCGGCCGGTGGCGGCGATATCCTTGAAACTGTCGACATAATCATGCGTGCAGCCAGGCCCGCCATGCGCGACGATCAGCGGCGGCTTGCCGGATGCGAGGTCTCCAGTGATCCGGTACCAGCTCCTGTAACTGCCATAGGGCGCATAGCCTTCGATTACCTCCATATTTCGTCTCCTTCTTGTTCGTCTTCCTAATGTCCGCCGTGGGTACGCCTGTCGTTCTTGCAGATGGCGTCCGCGGCCTCTTCGACCGTCATGCCCCAATCCATCGAGATGCGTCTCAAGCGTTTGAAAGCGGCGGCTTCGCCGGCATATCCCTGCTGCATCAATTGCAATACGGCGCGCACCACGATCGGTCGCTGACGCAATCGGTCCTCGAGCGCACGGATATCATCGGCATGGCTGCGGGCTTTCTGGTAGGCATGCGATGCGATCAGCAGCGCGCTATAGGCGCCTGTCGAGCCGATCGGCTTCAGCATATGCGCGTTCGAGCCCTGGGAGAGCACCCATTCGATCCGCCCCGGCGCTTCCGAGCCGATCAACGCGACGAGCGGCATCGGCGAAAAGCCAGATGGCCAGGGAAATTGCTGGTCGTGTCCCATGTCGGCATCGAAGAACACCACATCGGCCTGAGCATCCTGCTCATCGAGCTGCGGCCAGACGGCCTTGACCTGGATGTGCAGCGACTCCAACTGGCGCGTCAGCGCCTCGACGGACGGATGCGGCCGATGCAGGATCACTGCGCGCCACCTCGAAAACATCGGTCGTTCGAAGCGGCTCATTTGACCACCTTCAATCCCGCGCCCGGCCCATAAACGCTCGGCCTGCCGGGAAAAATCGAACGCACCAGATAGGGATCTGCCTCGACAACAGGGGTTTCGGTGTCGAAAATCTCGAAACCGCCCTCGCTGTCGGACCTGCCGATATATGGCCGCAAACCGGCGTAATGGGTGCGCGGATCAAACGAAATCGGCCCGATGGGCGTATCGAACCGCCGTTGCGTCACCACTTTGCGGATCAAATCCGGATCGTCCGTGCCGGCATCGGCGATCGCCTGGGCCAGGACGGAAACCGCCATATAGGCGAAGGCAAATGGCCCTGTGACCGGCCGGCCGTCGCCACGGCGAGCTGCCAATCGCGTCTTGAAATGCCGATTTTCCTGAGTGTCGAGCCTGTCCAGATAGATGTTGGTGACGATGTGCCCAGCCTTGGCTTGCGAACTCAGGTCGGTGAGATCGATTTCCGAAAGGTTGCAGGCCACGAGCGGCCGGCGTTCGGCGCTAAAATCGACGTTCTCCTCACGCAGTTCCGCATAGGCCCGGATGAACGCATGGGCGGAACGGCCAACAAGGTTGGAGAGGATGAAATCCGGCCGCTTCAGGCGGATTTCGGCAATCAGGTGATCGACCTCTTCCGAACCGAGCGGCACGAAGCGCTCTGCCAGCACCTCGCCACCCGCCGCCTCGGTCAGCTCGCGGGCGATGCGGCCAATTTCCCAGCCCCAGATATAGTTCGAGCCGACGATGAACGGCCGCCGGCCGTAACGCGGCAAGACGTAGTCGAACAGCGGCAACAGATGCTGGTTCGGACAGGCGCCCAGATAGATGACGCTGTCACTCGTCTCATAGCCCTCGTGCGGAAAGGCGTACCAGAGCAGCGTGCCATGGCGTTCGACGACTGGAAGCACTTCCTTCCG of Rhizobium sp. NXC24 contains these proteins:
- a CDS encoding ABC transporter permease — translated: MNALADTPSSEIERLDAVATRSGAGPWRRAWVLLKRDKPTIAAVFLLLVIVLSSLAAPFYAADIAGTDPFRSNLSGKVTVDGKKVKIMQASTEGLGLGVTPIGPTWGAQYFLGADTQGRDVAARLLYGGRNSLLIASAATAVCLVLAAAIGISAGFFGGLADIVLSRILDILWAFPVYLLAISLSIVMISKGVVIGPIEITADSLLLPIGIIGIIYVPYVARPVRGRVLALKESEFVLAAVGLGIPAWRILLKDILPNVSTMLIVFIPLMMALNIVTESSLSFLSIGVQAPDASWGTIIQDGQTLLYTRPAVALAPGIVIALTVLSLNVVGDSIRDVLDPRTKIV
- a CDS encoding ANTAR domain-containing protein; translation: MSRFERPMFSRWRAVILHRPHPSVEALTRQLESLHIQVKAVWPQLDEQDAQADVVFFDADMGHDQQFPWPSGFSPMPLVALIGSEAPGRIEWVLSQGSNAHMLKPIGSTGAYSALLIASHAYQKARSHADDIRALEDRLRQRPIVVRAVLQLMQQGYAGEAAAFKRLRRISMDWGMTVEEAADAICKNDRRTHGGH
- a CDS encoding ABC transporter substrate-binding protein codes for the protein MMTRTTTFFRAGAAFAGLLLAQTMLSGVAHAEDRAALMAQHRGGTMTLSAVSAAGTIDPMLNYTAQYWQIYQMSYDGLVKFKQAGGTEGFKIVPAIAEEMPEIKNDGKTYVFKIRKGIKFWNGKDVTPADVVASFQRIFKVKGPTMGSFYNGIVGADKCMADGDTCTLDGGVIADEKAGTVTINLTAADSEFFAKLAVPHASIVPADTPAKDAGTSPIPGTGAYMIESYNPNEKMVLKRNPYFKEWSVDAQPDGYADEIDYKFGMTEEAGINAVINGQVDWMFDTPPTDRLPEIGSKYAKQVRIDPLAAFWYAPMNVNLPPFNNIKARQALNYALDRDALVGLFGGEVLAQPTCQILPPDFPGHVDDCIYTKDPGPKWSEADMDKAKQLVEESGTKGQKVTVIAEDNAVARGIGTYIQSVLNELGYDASMKAISPNIEFAYIQNTNNNVQISVTQWYMDYPAASDFLNVLLSCSSFNKGSDSSINIAGYCNKDLDAKMKAAMTLSLTDEKAANAEWAKIDKAYMAEAPLAPLFTPKSVNFTSARLGNYAFNKQNRWVISQSWVK
- a CDS encoding ABC transporter permease, with product MFVAIFQRLAQMIFVMFGISALVFLIFFATPGSDPAARIAGRNASQETIQAIRSEFGFDRPLPVQYAIMMKRLFVTQDLASYVNRGMRVVPEVAVAAPVTLSLVFGAAVLWILGGVVTGVVATMTRGSLLDRGLMMLALVGVSMPVYWLGEVMNLISQSRLHDTWLFSWVPALGYKPLFEDPLGWFKTLIIPWITLATLYIGIYGRVLRANLVEAYHEDYIRTARAKGLSPARVMLRHALRTSLIPFVTMFGLDFGALVGGAALLTEVVFGLNGVGRLTYQALLNLDLPMILGTVMYASFFVVLANACVDIIYVLIDPRVRGS
- a CDS encoding proline iminopeptidase-family hydrolase codes for the protein MEVIEGYAPYGSYRSWYRITGDLASGKPPLIVAHGGPGCTHDYVDSFKDIAATGRAVIHYDQVGNGKSTHLPEKGGDFWTVAFFKAELHNLIDHLGIRDAYCLLGQSWGGMLSAEFSVDRPAGLKALVIANSPAAMKTWISEANRLREALPADVQATLLKHELAGTTGSPEYVKATDVFNERHVCRVVPMPPEVKRTFDAIAEDPTVYYTMNGPNEFHVIGTMKDWSIVGRLSTIDVPTLLISGRYDEATEACVQPYADEIPDVRWRIFEQSSHMPHVEERAACMAEVGAFLNEKAP
- a CDS encoding transporter substrate-binding protein; amino-acid sequence: MTRKPVPLSLLYSTTGTYATLGRDAVDGALAAIAELNGDSSYFFQFDPRVDDPAGSAERYAELAEVAIRQRGCRHIVGAITSWSRKEVLPVVERHGTLLWYAFPHEGYETSDSVIYLGACPNQHLLPLFDYVLPRYGRRPFIVGSNYIWGWEIGRIARELTEAAGGEVLAERFVPLGSEEVDHLIAEIRLKRPDFILSNLVGRSAHAFIRAYAELREENVDFSAERRPLVACNLSEIDLTDLSSQAKAGHIVTNIYLDRLDTQENRHFKTRLAARRGDGRPVTGPFAFAYMAVSVLAQAIADAGTDDPDLIRKVVTQRRFDTPIGPISFDPRTHYAGLRPYIGRSDSEGGFEIFDTETPVVEADPYLVRSIFPGRPSVYGPGAGLKVVK